A portion of the Nitratidesulfovibrio termitidis HI1 genome contains these proteins:
- a CDS encoding HD domain-containing protein, with amino-acid sequence MPSIRKSLLQFVFSGAYMKRWNDKLRPVELMEVDKQAHKMIVAWLLLQLNTRGLPAEERLRLGAEVVEGCLFDYFYRLVITDIKPPVFYRIKENEAHYSELTEWVAEELEHIVRPLDEDFWQRLLTYIRRREKNTLPDRILTAAHLYASGWEFNLIKPLNGFDDEMPDIDGSFQTRLTAMADLAGVPELIGGSSNALGRFANLCGQLRFQKRWSQTPRIPETSVIGHMFIVACYAYFFSIAVGACPARRLNNFFCGLFHDLPEVLTRDIISPVKRSVKQLPELIRQYEEQEMQERVFSLLDKAGYGDVARRLGYFLGLETGSEFDETVREPGPDGTSKVVRKVTFEELQNACNMDALDPKDGRLVKACDTLAAFIEAHTSVRNGVTSSHLQEAIARLRAEYRRVTLGPLHVGALFADFD; translated from the coding sequence ATGCCCAGCATTCGCAAGAGCCTGCTCCAGTTCGTCTTTTCCGGTGCGTACATGAAGCGGTGGAACGACAAGCTGCGGCCCGTGGAACTGATGGAGGTGGACAAGCAGGCCCACAAGATGATCGTGGCCTGGCTGCTGCTGCAACTGAACACCCGCGGCCTGCCCGCCGAAGAACGGCTGCGCCTTGGGGCAGAAGTGGTGGAAGGCTGCCTGTTCGACTATTTCTACCGGCTGGTCATCACCGACATCAAGCCGCCGGTGTTCTACCGTATAAAAGAGAACGAGGCGCACTACAGCGAGCTTACAGAGTGGGTGGCGGAAGAACTGGAACACATCGTGCGCCCGCTGGACGAGGATTTCTGGCAGCGGCTGCTGACCTACATCCGCCGCCGCGAAAAGAATACCCTGCCTGACCGCATCCTGACCGCCGCGCACCTTTACGCCAGCGGCTGGGAATTCAACCTCATCAAGCCGCTGAACGGGTTCGACGACGAAATGCCGGACATCGACGGATCGTTCCAGACCCGCCTGACCGCCATGGCCGACCTGGCCGGGGTGCCCGAACTCATCGGCGGTTCCAGCAACGCGCTGGGGCGCTTCGCCAACCTGTGCGGGCAACTGCGCTTTCAGAAGCGTTGGTCGCAGACCCCGCGCATTCCCGAAACCTCGGTCATCGGGCATATGTTCATCGTGGCCTGCTACGCCTATTTCTTCAGCATCGCCGTGGGCGCCTGCCCCGCCCGAAGGCTGAACAACTTTTTCTGCGGCCTGTTCCACGACCTGCCGGAAGTGTTGACCCGCGACATCATCTCGCCGGTGAAGCGTTCCGTGAAGCAGTTGCCGGAACTCATCCGTCAATATGAAGAGCAGGAAATGCAGGAGCGGGTGTTCTCGCTGCTGGACAAGGCGGGCTACGGCGACGTGGCCCGCCGGTTGGGCTACTTCCTGGGGCTGGAAACCGGCTCGGAATTCGATGAGACCGTGCGCGAACCCGGCCCCGATGGCACTTCGAAAGTGGTCCGCAAGGTTACCTTCGAGGAATTGCAGAACGCCTGCAACATGGATGCGCTGGATCCCAAGGACGGCCGCCTGGTCAAGGCCTGCGACACCCTGGCCGCGTTCATCGAGGCGCATACCTCGGTGCGCAACGGCGTGACGTCAAGCCACCTGCAAGAGGCCATCGCCCGGTTGCGCGCCGAGTACCGGCGGGTGACGCTGGGGCCGCTGCATGTTGGGGCGCTTTTCGCCGACTTCGACTAG
- the rplM gene encoding 50S ribosomal protein L13 has translation MKTFSPTPENINREWFVVDASDLVLGRLATQITHRLRGKHKPEFAPHMDNGDFIVVVNCEKIKVTGNKLADKKYYRHSGYVGGLHEITLEKLLASHPERVLMNAVRGMLPKNRLGRAMLKKLKVYAGPEHPHAAQNPQPLAIKY, from the coding sequence ATGAAAACGTTCAGCCCCACGCCCGAGAACATCAACCGCGAATGGTTCGTGGTCGATGCCTCCGACCTGGTTCTCGGTCGCCTTGCCACCCAGATCACGCATCGCCTGCGTGGCAAGCACAAGCCCGAGTTCGCCCCGCACATGGACAACGGCGACTTCATCGTCGTGGTCAACTGCGAAAAGATCAAGGTCACCGGCAACAAGCTTGCCGACAAGAAATACTACCGTCACTCCGGGTATGTCGGCGGTCTTCACGAGATCACCCTCGAGAAGCTGCTCGCCTCCCATCCGGAACGCGTGCTGATGAACGCCGTGCGGGGCATGCTGCCCAAGAACCGGCTTGGCCGCGCCATGCTGAAGAAGCTCAAGGTCTACGCTGGCCCCGAGCATCCGCATGCCGCCCAGAACCCGCAGCCGCTCGCCATCAAGTACTAA
- the rpsI gene encoding 30S ribosomal protein S9: MANEFNYGTGRRKTATARTRLYAGSGQIVVNGRPFEDYFPRKSLQMIIRQPLVLTKNVERFDIKVNVCGGGVTGQAEAVRHGISRALLEVEPELRGALKRAGFLTRDARKKERKKYGQRAARARYQYSKR, from the coding sequence ATGGCCAACGAATTCAACTACGGTACCGGTCGCCGCAAGACCGCCACGGCCCGTACCCGTCTGTATGCCGGTTCCGGTCAGATCGTGGTGAACGGTCGTCCCTTCGAAGACTACTTCCCGCGCAAGTCGCTGCAGATGATCATCCGCCAGCCCCTGGTGCTGACCAAGAACGTCGAACGCTTCGACATCAAGGTCAACGTCTGCGGCGGTGGTGTGACCGGTCAGGCCGAAGCGGTGCGCCACGGCATTTCCCGCGCCCTGCTCGAAGTCGAGCCGGAACTGCGCGGCGCCCTGAAGCGCGCCGGTTTCCTGACCCGCGATGCCCGCAAGAAGGAACGCAAGAAGTACGGCCAGCGCGCTGCCCGCGCCCGGTACCAGTACTCCAAGCGTTAA
- the thrB gene encoding homoserine kinase — MTTPDPLLSLDPARIAPDGCVSIIGMAGAGKTTVGRELALQLGWAHVDTDNLIEATYGTRLQDVADAMDKERFLDVEAGVIRRIGARRTVLSTGGSVVYRHEAMAHLAALGPLVYLEVSLPLILERIAMNPERGLAIAPGQTIEDLYNERIALYRRYASFTVAADALSPGGCAAYIVAWLTGGEA; from the coding sequence ATGACCACTCCCGATCCGCTCCTCTCCCTTGACCCCGCCCGCATTGCCCCTGACGGGTGCGTCAGCATCATCGGCATGGCCGGTGCAGGCAAGACCACCGTGGGCCGCGAACTGGCCCTTCAGCTGGGCTGGGCCCACGTGGACACCGACAACCTCATCGAGGCAACCTATGGCACCCGGCTGCAGGACGTGGCCGATGCCATGGACAAGGAACGCTTCCTGGACGTGGAGGCGGGCGTCATCCGCCGCATCGGCGCACGGCGCACCGTGCTGTCCACCGGCGGCAGCGTGGTGTACCGCCACGAAGCCATGGCCCACCTGGCCGCGCTGGGGCCGCTGGTCTACCTGGAAGTTTCCCTGCCGCTGATCCTGGAGCGCATCGCCATGAACCCGGAACGGGGGCTGGCCATCGCGCCGGGGCAGACCATCGAGGACCTGTACAACGAGCGCATCGCGCTGTACCGCCGCTATGCCAGCTTCACCGTGGCCGCCGATGCGCTGTCGCCAGGCGGGTGTGCCGCATACATCGTGGCCTGGCTGACCGGCGGGGAGGCGTGA
- a CDS encoding MucR family transcriptional regulator gives MDDFLKEALEIVKAQASVRTMTEDEITSMVQKLANGIRAISLGEAEPEEACEACGDPRKAVKEKSITCLECGKSFKILTRKHLASHGLDAVAYREKWGLKKSTPLVCKALQRERRKKMKDMKLWEKRRKHAS, from the coding sequence ATGGATGACTTTTTGAAGGAAGCCCTGGAAATCGTGAAGGCTCAGGCCAGTGTCCGGACCATGACGGAGGACGAGATCACCTCCATGGTGCAGAAGCTTGCCAATGGCATTCGTGCCATCAGCCTTGGCGAAGCAGAGCCTGAAGAAGCGTGCGAAGCCTGCGGCGACCCGCGCAAGGCCGTGAAGGAAAAGTCCATCACCTGCCTTGAGTGCGGCAAGTCGTTCAAGATTCTTACCCGCAAGCATCTTGCGTCGCACGGCCTTGACGCCGTCGCCTACCGCGAGAAGTGGGGCCTCAAGAAGAGCACCCCGCTGGTGTGCAAGGCGCTGCAGCGTGAACGGCGCAAGAAGATGAAGGACATGAAGCTTTGGGAGAAGCGGCGCAAGCACGCTTCCTAG
- a CDS encoding phosphoglycerate kinase, whose protein sequence is MAVLKMTDLDLKGKRVLLREDLNVPLKDGKITSDKRIRAALPSIEMALKAGARVLLVSHLGRPTEGEFDPAFSLAPVAEHLSNALGFQVPLVRDYIDGIEVAEGQCVLCENVRFLKGEKKDDEALGRKLAALCDIFVMDAFGAAHRAQASTHAAVRFAKVACAGPLLAAELDALSRALDAPAKPMVGIIGGSKVSTKLTLLDTLSKKVDRLIVGGGIANNFIKAAGHEVGRSLYEPELVDEAARLMAAARAAGGEIPVPVDVVVGPEFADSAPATVRKVSEVKPDEMILDIGPETAKLYRDILMQAGTIVWNGPVGAFEVEQFGQGTRALCMAVADSPAFSLAGGGDTVAAIEKYGVVDRISYMSTGGGAFLEFLEGKTLPAVAVLEERSAKG, encoded by the coding sequence ATGGCCGTACTGAAGATGACCGACCTTGATCTGAAGGGGAAGCGCGTCCTTTTGCGCGAAGACCTCAACGTACCCCTGAAGGACGGCAAGATAACCAGCGACAAGCGCATCCGCGCCGCGCTGCCGTCCATCGAAATGGCCCTCAAGGCTGGCGCCCGCGTGCTGCTGGTGTCGCACCTGGGCCGCCCCACGGAAGGGGAATTCGACCCCGCCTTCTCGCTGGCCCCGGTGGCCGAGCACCTTTCCAACGCACTGGGATTTCAGGTGCCGCTGGTGCGTGACTACATCGACGGTATCGAGGTTGCGGAAGGCCAGTGCGTGCTGTGCGAGAACGTGCGCTTTCTGAAGGGCGAAAAGAAGGACGACGAAGCCCTGGGCCGCAAGTTGGCCGCCCTGTGCGACATCTTCGTCATGGACGCCTTCGGGGCGGCGCACCGCGCCCAAGCCTCCACCCATGCCGCCGTGCGCTTCGCCAAGGTGGCCTGCGCCGGTCCCCTGCTGGCGGCGGAGCTGGACGCCCTGTCTCGCGCGCTGGACGCACCTGCCAAGCCCATGGTGGGCATCATCGGTGGCTCCAAGGTATCCACCAAGCTGACCCTGCTGGATACCCTGTCCAAAAAGGTGGACCGGCTCATTGTGGGCGGCGGCATCGCCAACAACTTCATCAAGGCCGCCGGGCACGAGGTGGGCCGTTCGCTGTACGAGCCGGAACTGGTGGATGAAGCCGCCCGCCTGATGGCCGCAGCCAGAGCCGCTGGCGGTGAGATTCCCGTGCCGGTGGACGTGGTGGTGGGGCCGGAATTCGCGGATTCCGCCCCGGCCACGGTGCGCAAGGTGTCGGAAGTGAAGCCGGACGAGATGATCCTGGACATTGGCCCCGAAACGGCAAAGCTGTACCGCGACATCCTGATGCAGGCGGGCACCATCGTCTGGAACGGCCCGGTGGGGGCCTTCGAGGTGGAACAGTTCGGCCAGGGCACCAGGGCCCTGTGCATGGCCGTGGCCGACAGCCCGGCCTTTTCGCTGGCGGGCGGCGGCGACACCGTGGCCGCCATCGAAAAGTATGGCGTGGTGGACCGCATTTCGTACATGTCCACTGGTGGCGGGGCCTTCCTGGAGTTTCTGGAAGGCAAGACCCTGCCTGCCGTGGCGGTGCTGGAGGAACGTTCCGCCAAAGGGTAG
- the tkt gene encoding transketolase, with product MPSRKELANAIRVLSMDAVEKAKSGHPGAPMGMADIAEVLWNDCLKHNPANPKWADRDRFVLSNGHGSMLIYSLLHLSGYDVSMDDIRNFRQLHSKTPGHPEYGITPGVETTTGPLGQGIATAVGMAMAEKLMAQQFNRPGYDVVDHATYVFLGDGCMMEGISHEACSLAGTLGLGKLTAFYDDNGISIDGDIAGWFADDTPARFEAYGWHVVRNVDGHDGEAIAAALKAARVVSGKPSLICCKTRIGQGAPTKAGSHNCHGSPLGATEIAAAREGMNWPYPAFEIPADIYAGWDARPRGAAAEAAWNDLFARYRAAHPELAAEFVRRMSGDLPADWQAGVAAALAATDGAKETLATRIASRNALNAVAPLLPEMMGGSADLTGSVGTWHKDSKLVTPADWSGNYISYGVREFAMGAIMNGMALHGGFLPYAGTFLIFSDYAKNAIRLSALMGARVVWVLTHDSIGVGEDGPTHQPVEQLAGLRLTPNVQVWRPCDTVETLSAWKFAAECATGPTCISLTRQDVPFVERTAEQRANIMRGGYVLRDCAGTPEAIVMATGSEVQLALAAADALAAKGRKVRVVSMPSSTQFDRQDAAYRESVLPSAVRARVAVEAATVDGWWKYLGLDGKAVGMTGFGESAPGKVLFEYFGITTGKVIEAVESLI from the coding sequence ATGCCGTCTCGCAAGGAACTCGCCAACGCCATCCGCGTGCTCAGCATGGACGCCGTGGAAAAGGCCAAGTCCGGGCACCCCGGTGCGCCCATGGGCATGGCGGACATCGCCGAAGTGCTCTGGAACGATTGCCTGAAGCACAACCCCGCCAATCCCAAATGGGCCGACCGCGACCGCTTCGTGCTGTCCAACGGGCACGGCTCCATGCTCATCTACTCGCTGCTGCATCTTTCCGGGTACGATGTGAGCATGGACGACATCCGCAACTTCCGTCAGCTGCATTCCAAGACCCCCGGCCACCCCGAATACGGCATTACCCCCGGCGTGGAAACCACCACCGGCCCGCTGGGGCAGGGCATCGCCACCGCCGTGGGCATGGCCATGGCAGAAAAGCTCATGGCCCAGCAGTTCAACCGCCCCGGCTACGATGTGGTGGATCATGCCACATACGTATTCCTGGGCGACGGCTGCATGATGGAAGGCATCTCGCACGAGGCGTGCTCGCTGGCGGGCACCCTGGGCCTCGGCAAGCTGACCGCTTTCTATGACGACAACGGCATCTCCATCGACGGTGACATTGCCGGGTGGTTCGCCGACGATACCCCGGCCCGCTTCGAAGCCTACGGCTGGCACGTGGTGCGCAACGTGGACGGCCACGACGGCGAAGCCATTGCCGCTGCGCTGAAAGCCGCCCGCGTGGTGTCCGGCAAGCCCAGCCTGATCTGCTGCAAGACTCGCATCGGTCAGGGCGCGCCCACCAAGGCGGGCAGCCACAACTGCCACGGTTCGCCCCTGGGTGCGACCGAAATCGCCGCCGCACGCGAAGGCATGAACTGGCCGTACCCGGCCTTCGAAATTCCGGCGGACATCTACGCCGGGTGGGACGCCCGCCCGCGCGGCGCCGCCGCCGAGGCCGCCTGGAACGACCTGTTCGCCCGCTACCGCGCCGCCCACCCCGAACTGGCCGCCGAATTCGTGCGTCGCATGTCGGGCGACCTGCCCGCCGACTGGCAGGCAGGCGTGGCCGCCGCGCTTGCCGCCACCGATGGGGCAAAGGAAACCCTGGCCACCCGCATCGCCTCGCGCAACGCGCTGAACGCGGTGGCCCCGCTGCTGCCCGAAATGATGGGCGGCTCGGCGGACCTTACCGGCTCCGTGGGCACCTGGCACAAGGATTCCAAGCTGGTCACCCCCGCCGACTGGTCCGGCAACTACATCTCCTACGGGGTGCGCGAATTCGCCATGGGCGCCATCATGAACGGCATGGCTCTGCATGGCGGGTTCCTGCCCTACGCGGGCACCTTCCTGATCTTTTCCGACTACGCCAAGAACGCCATCCGCCTGTCCGCCCTGATGGGTGCGCGGGTGGTCTGGGTGCTTACGCACGACTCCATCGGCGTGGGCGAAGACGGCCCCACCCACCAGCCGGTGGAACAACTGGCCGGTCTGCGCCTGACCCCCAACGTGCAGGTGTGGCGTCCCTGCGACACCGTGGAAACCCTGTCCGCGTGGAAGTTCGCCGCCGAGTGCGCCACCGGCCCCACCTGCATCTCGCTGACCCGGCAGGACGTGCCCTTCGTGGAACGCACCGCCGAGCAGCGCGCCAACATCATGCGCGGCGGCTATGTGCTGCGTGACTGCGCGGGCACGCCGGAAGCCATCGTCATGGCCACCGGCTCGGAAGTGCAGCTGGCCCTTGCCGCCGCCGATGCGCTGGCCGCCAAGGGTCGCAAGGTGCGCGTGGTGTCCATGCCGTCGTCCACCCAGTTCGACCGCCAGGACGCCGCGTACCGCGAATCGGTGCTGCCGTCCGCCGTGCGGGCGCGCGTGGCCGTGGAAGCCGCCACCGTGGACGGCTGGTGGAAGTACCTGGGCCTGGACGGCAAGGCCGTGGGCATGACCGGCTTTGGCGAATCGGCCCCCGGCAAGGTGCTGTTCGAGTACTTCGGCATCACCACCGGGAAGGTCATCGAAGCTGTGGAGTCTCTTATCTAA
- the rpe gene encoding ribulose-phosphate 3-epimerase, with amino-acid sequence MILSPSLLSSDFGRLADELAALEAAGLSWVHWDVMDGTFVPNITYGQPVIAHLRKQSRLFFDVHLMVERPERYLHEFVDAGADMLVVHAEATPHVQRALAEIRRLGVKAGVALNPHTPLSVLDYVLDDADMVLIMTVNPGFGGQSFLPASYRKISDLRAMINARGLSTLIQVDGGVDPSNTGQLVRSGADVLVSGSAFFKFPPYAERLKAFEAAANSVL; translated from the coding sequence ATGATCCTTTCCCCTTCGCTGCTGTCCTCCGATTTCGGTCGCCTGGCCGACGAACTGGCCGCCCTGGAAGCCGCCGGGCTGTCCTGGGTGCATTGGGACGTCATGGACGGCACCTTCGTGCCCAACATCACCTACGGCCAGCCGGTCATTGCCCATTTGCGCAAGCAGAGCCGCCTGTTCTTCGACGTGCACCTGATGGTGGAACGCCCGGAGCGCTACCTGCACGAATTCGTGGACGCCGGGGCCGACATGCTGGTGGTCCACGCCGAGGCGACCCCCCATGTGCAGCGTGCCCTGGCCGAAATCCGCCGTCTGGGCGTCAAGGCGGGCGTGGCGCTGAACCCCCACACCCCGCTTTCGGTGCTGGACTACGTGCTGGACGATGCGGACATGGTGCTGATCATGACCGTCAACCCCGGCTTCGGCGGCCAGTCGTTCCTGCCCGCCAGCTACCGCAAGATCAGCGACTTGCGCGCCATGATCAACGCGCGCGGCCTGTCCACGCTCATTCAGGTGGACGGCGGGGTGGACCCGTCCAATACAGGGCAACTGGTGCGTAGCGGTGCGGACGTGCTGGTTTCCGGCTCGGCCTTCTTCAAGTTTCCGCCCTATGCCGAGCGGCTGAAGGCGTTCGAGGCGGCTGCGAACTCCGTCCTGTAG
- the pheT gene encoding phenylalanine--tRNA ligase subunit beta has translation MLLSLAWLREFVPFEGTAEQLGDRLTMLGLELEEIRRPFDDIRTIVVGHVVERAKHPEADKLSVCKVDAGQGELLDIVCGAPNVAAGQKVPVALVGTTMPGGMVIKKAKLRGQPSHGMICSERELGLSDDHEGIMVLPEHFTVGRLLVDELQLDMEVCDISITPNRADCLSVLGLAREVALGFGLPLTLPSLNLVEDGPDCSGEVAIEIPDPALCPVYQGRILENVRVGKSPARIRHRLTAIGVRPISNIVDVSNYVMMELGQPLHAFDLDLLEGGRIVVSPAVAGERIVTLDGQDRVLTPGDLLIRDGVKPVALAGVMGGANTEVSDATTRVLLESAVFRPGTIRRTSRRLGLSSEASYRMERGLDQPGSLFALHRAVQLMAELSGAHLRPGVCKAEPHPWASPALRFRPARARMLLGMGEDTIGDGFCADTLTSLGCVADKTDPADWKVSAPSHRLDFEREADLIEEVGRVYGLDAIPPVLPKVMRPLDQAGAPESEYDFWRRIKGWGRGLGLNEAINYSFVGQKDLDHLGLPDEGRIPIMNPLSEDQNVLRTALAPGLLNNLRHNIAQGNAGLRLFELARIFTADENSETTACERGRLGILMYGARHDSAWPNPEADADYQDLKGVVEHFAAFLHLGQPLCAIADAPHPFLAPCVSVTVQGRVLGVMGRVKPDLADAYHARKDVWLADIDLDAARQMHDAVTVRFAALPVYPPVRRDITVMAPAALQAGAVLDHVRGMKLPLLEGIELIDVFAPEDREERNLTFRMTFRHAGRTLKDAEVDKEREKVASSLQQALPVRL, from the coding sequence ATGCTGCTGTCCCTTGCCTGGCTGCGCGAATTCGTTCCCTTCGAAGGCACCGCCGAACAACTCGGCGACCGTCTGACCATGCTCGGCCTGGAGCTGGAAGAAATCCGCCGTCCGTTCGACGACATCCGCACCATCGTGGTGGGCCACGTGGTGGAGCGCGCCAAGCACCCGGAGGCCGACAAGCTGTCGGTGTGCAAGGTGGACGCGGGCCAGGGCGAACTGCTGGACATCGTGTGCGGTGCGCCCAACGTGGCCGCCGGTCAGAAGGTGCCGGTGGCCCTGGTGGGCACCACCATGCCCGGCGGCATGGTCATCAAGAAGGCCAAGCTGCGCGGCCAGCCCTCGCACGGCATGATCTGCTCCGAGCGCGAACTGGGCCTCAGCGACGACCACGAAGGCATCATGGTCCTGCCGGAGCACTTCACGGTGGGCAGGCTGCTGGTGGACGAGCTGCAACTGGACATGGAGGTGTGCGACATCTCCATCACGCCCAACCGTGCCGACTGCCTTTCGGTGCTGGGCCTTGCGCGTGAAGTGGCACTGGGCTTCGGCCTGCCGCTGACCCTGCCCAGCCTGAACCTGGTGGAAGACGGCCCGGACTGCTCCGGCGAGGTGGCCATCGAAATTCCCGACCCGGCCCTGTGCCCGGTCTATCAGGGGCGCATCCTTGAAAATGTTCGCGTGGGCAAGAGCCCGGCGCGCATTCGCCATCGCCTCACTGCCATCGGCGTGCGCCCCATTTCCAACATCGTGGATGTATCCAACTACGTGATGATGGAACTGGGCCAGCCGCTGCACGCCTTTGACCTGGACCTGCTGGAAGGCGGGCGCATCGTGGTGTCTCCAGCGGTGGCGGGTGAGCGCATCGTGACCCTGGACGGCCAGGACCGCGTGCTGACTCCCGGCGACCTGCTGATCCGCGACGGCGTGAAGCCCGTGGCCCTGGCAGGCGTCATGGGCGGGGCCAATACCGAAGTTTCCGACGCGACCACCCGCGTGCTGCTGGAAAGCGCCGTGTTTCGGCCCGGCACCATCCGTCGCACTTCGCGCCGGTTGGGCCTGTCCAGCGAGGCCTCGTACCGCATGGAGCGCGGGCTGGACCAGCCCGGTTCGCTCTTTGCCCTGCACCGAGCCGTGCAGTTGATGGCCGAACTTTCCGGTGCGCACCTGCGCCCCGGCGTGTGCAAGGCAGAACCGCATCCGTGGGCCAGCCCCGCGTTGCGCTTCCGCCCGGCACGCGCCCGCATGCTGCTGGGCATGGGCGAAGACACCATTGGCGACGGCTTCTGCGCCGATACCCTGACCAGCCTCGGCTGCGTGGCGGACAAGACTGACCCCGCCGACTGGAAGGTTTCCGCCCCCAGCCACCGTCTGGACTTCGAGCGCGAGGCCGACCTGATCGAGGAAGTGGGCCGCGTGTACGGCCTGGACGCCATTCCGCCGGTGCTGCCCAAGGTCATGCGTCCGCTGGACCAGGCGGGCGCGCCCGAGTCGGAGTACGATTTCTGGAGGCGCATCAAGGGCTGGGGCCGTGGCCTTGGCCTGAACGAAGCCATCAATTACAGCTTCGTGGGCCAGAAGGACCTGGATCATCTGGGTCTGCCCGACGAAGGGCGCATCCCGATCATGAACCCGCTGTCGGAAGACCAGAACGTGCTGCGCACGGCGCTGGCCCCCGGCCTGCTGAACAACCTGCGCCACAACATTGCGCAAGGCAACGCGGGGCTGCGGCTGTTCGAACTGGCGCGCATCTTCACGGCGGACGAAAATTCGGAAACCACCGCCTGCGAACGCGGGCGCCTCGGTATCCTGATGTACGGCGCCCGCCACGACAGCGCCTGGCCCAATCCGGAAGCCGATGCGGACTATCAGGACCTGAAGGGCGTGGTGGAGCACTTTGCCGCGTTCCTGCACCTGGGGCAGCCGCTCTGCGCCATAGCCGATGCGCCGCATCCCTTCCTGGCTCCGTGCGTTTCCGTGACGGTGCAGGGCAGGGTGCTGGGCGTCATGGGCCGGGTAAAGCCCGACCTTGCCGATGCCTACCATGCCCGCAAGGACGTGTGGTTGGCCGACATCGACCTGGATGCGGCCCGCCAGATGCACGATGCGGTGACGGTACGCTTTGCCGCGTTGCCGGTGTACCCGCCGGTACGCCGTGACATCACGGTCATGGCCCCTGCCGCGCTGCAGGCCGGTGCGGTGCTGGACCATGTGCGCGGCATGAAGCTGCCGCTGCTGGAAGGCATTGAACTCATTGACGTGTTTGCCCCCGAAGACCGCGAGGAACGCAACCTGACCTTCCGCATGACCTTCCGCCATGCCGGGCGCACCCTGAAGGACGCCGAAGTGGACAAGGAACGCGAGAAAGTGGCAAGTTCCCTCCAGCAGGCACTCCCCGTACGGTTGTAA
- the pheS gene encoding phenylalanine--tRNA ligase subunit alpha — MDLLKELESLVPELERGLDQASSLTELEELRVAFLGRKGRLAQIMGRLPELSPEDRPRLGQAANGVKMALTERFEGRKASLEAASEAAALSRFDPTLPGRAPWRGSLHPDTLVMEEICSVFRGLGYDIVTGPEVEMDHYNFEALNMPAEHPARDMQDTLYVTESILMRTHTSPLQVRTMLARKPPVAIIAPGKVYRRDSDITHTPMFHQIEGLMVDKGVSMADLRGTLTSFLRTVFGGDTKVRFRPSFFPFTEPSAEVDISCCICGGKGHVGNEPCRVCKTTGWVEILGCGMVDPAVFTAVGYDPEEYTGFAFGLGVERVAMLKYGIGDLRMFFENDVRFLSQFR; from the coding sequence ATGGACCTTCTCAAGGAACTGGAAAGCCTGGTCCCGGAGCTCGAAAGAGGCCTGGACCAGGCTTCGTCGTTGACGGAGCTTGAGGAACTGCGCGTCGCCTTCCTTGGTCGCAAGGGGCGTCTTGCGCAGATCATGGGCCGTTTGCCCGAACTTTCGCCGGAGGACCGGCCCCGCCTGGGGCAGGCCGCCAACGGCGTGAAAATGGCGCTCACCGAACGCTTCGAAGGCCGCAAGGCCTCCCTCGAAGCGGCCAGTGAAGCCGCCGCGCTTTCCCGCTTCGACCCGACCCTGCCCGGTCGCGCGCCGTGGCGTGGTTCGCTCCACCCCGATACCCTGGTCATGGAGGAAATCTGCTCCGTGTTCCGGGGGCTTGGTTACGACATCGTGACCGGGCCGGAAGTGGAGATGGACCACTACAACTTCGAAGCGCTGAACATGCCCGCCGAACACCCGGCGCGCGACATGCAGGACACCCTGTACGTCACCGAGTCCATCCTGATGCGCACCCACACCTCGCCGTTGCAGGTGCGCACCATGCTGGCGCGCAAGCCCCCGGTGGCCATCATCGCCCCCGGCAAGGTCTATCGTCGCGACTCGGACATCACGCACACCCCCATGTTCCATCAGATCGAAGGTCTGATGGTGGACAAGGGCGTGAGCATGGCCGACCTGCGCGGCACGCTCACCTCGTTCCTGCGTACCGTGTTCGGCGGCGATACCAAGGTCCGCTTCCGCCCCAGCTTCTTTCCCTTCACCGAGCCCAGCGCCGAGGTGGACATCTCGTGCTGCATCTGTGGCGGCAAAGGGCACGTGGGCAACGAACCCTGCCGGGTGTGCAAGACCACCGGCTGGGTCGAGATCCTGGGCTGCGGCATGGTGGACCCCGCCGTGTTCACCGCCGTGGGTTATGATCCCGAAGAATACACCGGCTTCGCCTTCGGCCTCGGCGTCGAACGCGTGGCCATGCTCAAATACGGCATTGGTGACCTGCGCATGTTCTTCGAGAATGATGTGCGGTTCCTGTCCCAGTTCAGGTAA
- the rplT gene encoding 50S ribosomal protein L20, translating into MRVKRGLASHRRHKKYLDAAKGFRGGRSKLYRTAREAVERSWMYAFRDRKVKKREFRKLWILRINAGARMHGLSYSKFMHGLTLAGISLNRKVLADLAVREKEDFAKLAQLAASKLN; encoded by the coding sequence ATGCGCGTGAAGAGAGGTCTCGCCTCCCACAGGCGTCACAAGAAGTATCTGGACGCGGCCAAGGGTTTCCGTGGCGGCCGCAGCAAGCTGTACCGCACCGCCCGCGAGGCTGTGGAACGTTCGTGGATGTACGCGTTCCGCGACCGCAAGGTGAAGAAGCGCGAATTCCGCAAGCTGTGGATCCTGCGCATCAACGCCGGCGCCCGCATGCACGGTCTGTCCTACAGCAAGTTCATGCACGGCCTCACCCTTGCCGGCATCTCCCTGAACCGCAAGGTGCTTGCCGACCTTGCCGTGCGCGAGAAGGAAGATTTCGCGAAGCTGGCGCAACTCGCCGCCTCGAAACTCAACTAA